A part of Gracilimonas sediminicola genomic DNA contains:
- a CDS encoding DUF4168 domain-containing protein, translating to MENGEHLFRPMVCISRIVTVSYSLIIQYLNKIPFMKKLVRYSFVIILGAVLSTATAFAQQQQMPPQPEPLSPEEVTDEQLEMVVNVSEAVQGLQKEADMQMREVIAEEEMEYSRFQQIMMAQQNPQMAGQVNVTEDEKQTLQKVQPKLQEITMKVQQGYMTAIQDEGLSPQKFQQIAQAIQAHPEVAKRFEEIKSESAPESGSDG from the coding sequence ATGGAGAACGGAGAACATTTATTTCGGCCAATGGTTTGCATTAGTAGAATAGTTACCGTTAGTTATTCATTAATAATTCAATACTTAAACAAAATACCTTTTATGAAAAAATTAGTGCGTTATTCATTTGTTATAATTTTGGGTGCAGTTCTTAGCACAGCTACTGCTTTCGCTCAACAACAGCAAATGCCGCCTCAACCTGAACCTTTAAGCCCTGAAGAAGTTACTGATGAGCAACTCGAAATGGTTGTTAATGTATCTGAAGCTGTTCAAGGTTTGCAGAAAGAGGCTGACATGCAGATGAGAGAAGTTATTGCAGAAGAAGAGATGGAGTATAGCCGTTTTCAGCAGATTATGATGGCTCAGCAAAATCCACAAATGGCCGGACAGGTAAATGTAACTGAAGATGAAAAGCAAACCCTTCAGAAAGTACAGCCTAAACTACAGGAAATAACTATGAAAGTTCAGCAGGGTTATATGACTGCTATTCAGGATGAAGGACTTTCTCCTCAGAAATTTCAGCAGATTGCACAAGCTATTCAGGCACATCCTGAGGTGGCAAAACGATTTGAAGAAATTAAGAGTGAATCTGCTCCGGAAAGCGGAAGTGACGGTTAA